One window of Rasiella rasia genomic DNA carries:
- a CDS encoding LuxR family transcriptional regulator — protein MLSQLREITYRNVLFLVWVVAVPFTMYSQTADDQLEKILNEFAQTENPREGINNLLAFQHKIEQTKDSLKGRYFLNLGIAYGQINHADSSFWYLKKAETIANQTESDFLLAMVNNTRGLVFMGKAEYEASLNAYQTVMKLAEGKNDPQLNDVLSKTYGNLGGVYYQLGQIDKALETTKKCLALSIAIQDTTDIALNHLRLAMVYNDLNQLDDGIDHLKKARSFFKNLNNQTMLVYSESNLGEIFLKKQKLDSAFIHYRQAHEYAKILGDQEEYITTLLAMANVKLEQNKPTESEKYAQNALSKAKNHGYSNSEQKAYDIMYKVALKNGNIGKALSYRNAFIHLKDSLSNIEIKERVAALETKYETAKKEQEIQKLTFEGELNEAELTKTRNELIIIIISGLSIIGMLLLFFISRHKKIKAEKVAQTLQVEALQKRFMELHSSPSELSVDLRMEELNQKLLAPLTEREFETLKLCVAGKTNATIAEELFVTISTVKFHLRNAYSKLGVNNRKEAFQYMLESI, from the coding sequence ATGTTGTCTCAGCTTCGTGAAATTACTTATAGAAATGTACTTTTTCTTGTATGGGTTGTGGCTGTACCATTCACAATGTATTCTCAAACTGCCGACGATCAATTAGAGAAAATTTTAAACGAATTTGCCCAAACCGAAAACCCTAGGGAAGGCATTAATAATCTACTAGCATTTCAGCACAAAATAGAGCAAACTAAAGATTCCTTAAAAGGACGTTACTTTCTTAATTTAGGTATTGCATATGGGCAGATAAACCACGCAGATTCATCATTTTGGTACCTTAAAAAAGCCGAAACGATTGCAAACCAAACAGAGTCAGATTTTTTGTTAGCCATGGTGAATAACACTCGTGGTTTGGTATTTATGGGGAAGGCCGAATATGAGGCATCTTTGAATGCATATCAGACGGTTATGAAACTCGCTGAAGGTAAAAATGACCCACAGCTTAATGATGTTTTAAGTAAAACCTATGGCAACTTAGGAGGTGTCTACTACCAGTTAGGGCAAATAGATAAAGCCTTAGAAACCACTAAAAAATGTTTAGCGCTTTCAATTGCTATCCAAGATACTACAGACATAGCACTAAACCATTTGCGGTTAGCGATGGTCTACAACGATTTAAATCAATTAGACGATGGAATAGACCATTTAAAAAAAGCTCGTAGTTTCTTTAAGAATTTAAACAACCAAACCATGTTGGTGTATTCTGAAAGTAATTTGGGTGAAATATTCTTAAAAAAGCAGAAATTAGACAGTGCTTTTATACACTATCGTCAGGCTCATGAATATGCTAAAATTTTAGGAGATCAGGAAGAGTATATTACCACATTGCTTGCTATGGCTAACGTTAAGCTTGAACAAAATAAACCTACCGAGTCTGAAAAATACGCTCAAAATGCACTGAGCAAAGCTAAAAACCACGGGTATTCTAATAGCGAGCAGAAGGCATATGATATTATGTATAAAGTTGCTTTAAAGAACGGCAATATTGGTAAAGCACTATCGTACCGCAACGCTTTCATACACCTTAAGGATTCATTGAGTAATATTGAGATTAAAGAGCGTGTTGCCGCTTTGGAAACTAAATATGAAACCGCAAAAAAGGAACAGGAGATACAAAAACTTACGTTCGAAGGTGAATTGAATGAAGCTGAACTCACTAAAACAAGAAATGAACTAATCATTATAATTATTAGTGGTTTGTCTATAATTGGAATGCTACTTCTTTTCTTCATTTCAAGACATAAGAAAATAAAGGCAGAAAAGGTTGCTCAAACGTTACAGGTTGAAGCCTTGCAAAAACGTTTTATGGAATTGCATAGTAGCCCGTCAGAACTTTCGGTTGACTTAAGAATGGAGGAGTTAAACCAAAAGCTACTCGCACCATTAACCGAACGAGAGTTTGAAACACTTAAACTATGTGTTGCCGGGAAAACCAATGCTACTATCGCAGAAGAATTATTTGTAACTATAAGTACGGTAAAGTTTCACCTGCGAAATGCGTACAGTAAATTGGGTGTCAACAATCGAAAAGAAGCTTTTCAATATATGTTAGAGTCTATTTGA
- a CDS encoding aminotransferase class I/II-fold pyridoxal phosphate-dependent enzyme, with product MASDNNTFKPANNIQDLQYFGEFGGVNPSISDSSTYTFLSAKTMFDTFEGNADGCYLYSRHSTPSNLYLGEALAAMEGTETANVAASGMGAITPTLLQFCQAGDHIVSSRTIYGGTYAFLKNFTPRMGIDTSFVDITKLDVVEAAITPQTKVIFCECVSNPLLEIADIKGLAKIAEKHNLQLLVDNTFSPLSISPAKLGAHVVMHSLTKFINGASDTMGGVVCGTQELIDTLRNVNDGACMLLGASMDSLRAASILKNLRTLHIRMQQHSKNALFLAEKFEADGLRTVYPGLKSHPGHELMKQQMNPQYGFGGMLTIDVGSLDKANELMELMQERNLGYLAVSLGFYKTLFSAPGTSTSSEIPEDEQTEMGLTDGLIRFSIGLDADIERTYEMMHACMKELAIL from the coding sequence ATGGCATCAGATAACAATACATTTAAACCCGCAAATAACATTCAGGACCTACAGTATTTTGGGGAATTTGGAGGTGTTAATCCATCTATTTCAGACTCTTCTACTTACACCTTCCTCTCTGCAAAAACAATGTTCGACACCTTTGAAGGGAATGCCGATGGTTGTTATTTGTATTCTCGACACTCTACTCCTTCAAATTTGTATTTAGGTGAAGCATTAGCAGCCATGGAGGGTACAGAAACCGCAAATGTAGCCGCAAGTGGTATGGGTGCAATTACACCTACACTTTTACAGTTTTGCCAAGCTGGAGATCACATTGTATCGAGTCGTACGATCTATGGTGGCACCTATGCCTTTCTAAAAAACTTTACTCCACGAATGGGAATAGACACATCTTTTGTAGACATTACCAAACTTGATGTGGTGGAAGCGGCTATTACCCCTCAAACTAAAGTAATTTTCTGCGAGTGTGTTAGCAATCCGTTATTGGAAATTGCAGACATTAAAGGTCTTGCGAAGATTGCAGAAAAACACAACTTACAATTATTAGTAGACAATACATTTTCACCATTAAGTATTTCACCAGCAAAGTTAGGGGCACATGTTGTAATGCATAGTTTAACCAAATTTATAAATGGTGCCAGTGACACTATGGGTGGTGTGGTATGCGGAACTCAAGAATTAATAGATACGCTACGAAATGTAAATGATGGTGCTTGTATGTTACTTGGTGCATCTATGGATAGTTTGCGTGCTGCCTCTATTCTGAAAAATTTACGAACCCTGCACATTAGAATGCAACAACACAGTAAAAATGCATTGTTTTTAGCTGAAAAATTCGAGGCCGACGGATTGCGAACTGTATATCCTGGTTTAAAAAGTCATCCCGGGCATGAGCTCATGAAACAACAAATGAACCCTCAATACGGTTTTGGAGGGATGCTAACTATAGATGTTGGTAGCTTAGATAAGGCTAATGAGCTAATGGAATTAATGCAAGAACGTAATCTTGGTTATCTAGCCGTAAGTCTTGGTTTCTACAAAACATTATTTAGCGCTCCTGGCACTTCAACCTCTTCGGAAATTCCCGAAGACGAACAAACTGAAATGGGCTTGACAGATGGATTAATTCGTTTTTCAATTGGTTTAGACGCCGATATTGAACGTACCTATGAAATGATGCATGCGTGTATGAAAGAGTTAGCTATTTTATAA
- a CDS encoding tail fiber domain-containing protein, protein MRKFLVIIIFLASFTLSAQVGIGTVTPDPSSQLDISATDKGVLIPRVSLPDVSSAMLDGVNPAATGLLIYNTNALTTGGSGTGYYYYNGLSWERLTTSSAATGDHDFYEEGTTTAPDAITDDIFTQGNVAIGKVTADYPLDIDASAATRGLQVSIDAPTSAAPRFAQFNAFTNTANGTNVAVGNDFGINSSGFFYGVQNDVLIASGNPLFTGFMNYIVSNSTNSNIGIRNFFSGTGSGEKTAVSNVLSGSGDGIQYGSHTTINNSGDGEHYGLRTQLSGLGTGTHHGALNELNGGNGFHYGVENRLSGSGTGPQYGTFNRISNSGNAVHYGTYNELSGNGSGAHYGVYNYLTGLSTGYQAGVVNSIASNNNSNQAGVSTLLSGSGNGIYFGVNTTNSNSGSGTHFGTRQIFSGAGSGDKFGVQSQLAGAGSGEQIGVDNLVNNTGSGIRKGILNTFSGISNGETFGIDNQLIGTGDGDQKGVETNINNSGDGEHIGANVTVSGSGSGAHYGLYNTLSGSGTGLQYGVRNQITNTNNSTHTGTYNLLFGNGNGSHTGFRAQLSGSGSGLKIGLSTSIGGAGNNNHFGSYNTLSGSGSGEHFGTRNLLSGTGTGDQYAVYNSILNSGDGDHYGIRNILEGSGTGAKYGTYNSIESSAGGTHYGVYSDVQKPGSFAGYFLGDVLFTELAGAGNRMVVADASGVVGTQTIPTGDITGVTAGAGLIGGGTTGAVTITAAVNNGLYVNAGADRIRLGGALVENTAITNGAFDFNINLSDTGNFNIQDSGVDHFTVSSNGDASFGSDVYWRENNTAGTILGQFIDDGNDGRFAIMENGSISVDLDANTQFVFNEQGLDRNFRVESDDEDNMFFIDGGLNNIGIKTAIPEKNLQIDIDRYTGASGSGGVSILQSFTGNEWTLYTSQSSDDLAIYYNGTLRGTFSSVNGTYSPFSDRRMKKNIQDLEPVLDRILKMKPKKYHIRDQNSSEKKSIGVLAQEIEQLFPEVVRTMGDDTNGNGIVDLKTVSYTDLIPVLIKGVQEQQEQLDAQSKKIEALEKMVKELLASKK, encoded by the coding sequence ATGAGAAAATTTTTAGTTATTATAATCTTTTTAGCAAGTTTCACGCTTTCTGCCCAAGTGGGTATTGGCACTGTAACACCAGATCCTTCTTCACAATTGGATATTTCGGCTACAGACAAAGGGGTATTGATTCCGCGAGTCTCACTACCTGACGTTTCTAGTGCTATGTTAGATGGCGTTAATCCAGCAGCAACAGGATTACTGATTTATAATACAAATGCGCTAACAACTGGCGGCTCTGGCACAGGATATTATTATTACAATGGTCTTAGTTGGGAGCGACTAACCACTTCTTCTGCTGCCACTGGTGATCACGACTTCTACGAAGAAGGCACTACGACCGCCCCAGATGCTATTACAGATGATATTTTTACGCAAGGAAATGTTGCTATTGGTAAAGTAACTGCAGATTATCCGTTAGATATAGATGCTAGCGCTGCAACTAGAGGCTTGCAAGTTTCTATAGATGCTCCAACATCTGCAGCCCCTAGATTTGCACAGTTTAATGCATTTACAAATACCGCAAATGGAACTAACGTTGCGGTTGGAAATGATTTTGGGATTAATAGTTCAGGGTTTTTCTACGGAGTTCAAAACGATGTGCTGATTGCGTCGGGAAATCCCTTATTTACTGGATTTATGAATTATATTGTTAGTAATTCTACAAATTCAAATATTGGTATTAGAAATTTTTTCTCCGGAACTGGATCAGGCGAAAAAACAGCTGTTTCTAATGTATTAAGCGGGTCTGGAGATGGAATACAATACGGTTCACATACTACCATAAACAATTCTGGAGATGGTGAACATTATGGGCTTAGAACTCAACTTTCTGGTTTAGGTACTGGAACACATCACGGAGCTTTGAATGAATTAAATGGTGGGAACGGATTTCATTATGGTGTTGAAAATAGACTAAGCGGTTCAGGAACGGGCCCACAATACGGAACCTTCAACAGAATTTCTAATAGTGGAAATGCAGTTCATTATGGTACTTACAATGAACTTTCTGGTAATGGTAGCGGTGCGCATTATGGGGTGTATAACTATTTAACAGGGCTGAGTACGGGCTATCAAGCTGGTGTTGTAAATAGCATAGCAAGTAATAATAATAGTAATCAAGCAGGTGTTTCAACTTTGTTAAGCGGCTCAGGTAATGGAATTTATTTCGGGGTAAACACTACTAATAGTAACTCTGGGAGTGGGACGCATTTCGGTACCAGGCAAATTTTTTCTGGTGCTGGTTCTGGTGATAAATTTGGAGTGCAAAGTCAACTAGCAGGTGCTGGTTCAGGGGAACAAATAGGAGTTGATAATCTGGTGAATAATACGGGTTCGGGTATCCGGAAAGGAATTCTAAATACATTTTCTGGCATTAGCAATGGGGAGACATTTGGGATAGACAATCAATTGATTGGCACTGGCGATGGCGACCAAAAAGGTGTTGAAACTAATATTAATAATTCTGGAGATGGAGAACATATTGGAGCTAATGTAACTGTCTCTGGATCGGGTTCAGGGGCACACTATGGTCTTTATAATACACTGTCGGGTTCTGGAACTGGACTACAGTATGGTGTACGAAATCAGATTACGAATACCAACAATTCAACTCATACAGGCACCTACAATCTTTTATTCGGAAATGGAAATGGTAGTCATACAGGTTTTAGAGCTCAACTATCTGGTTCAGGTAGTGGATTAAAGATAGGTCTTTCTACAAGTATAGGAGGCGCCGGAAACAACAACCATTTTGGTAGTTATAATACCTTATCTGGTTCAGGAAGTGGAGAACATTTTGGAACACGAAATTTGCTTTCAGGAACTGGGACTGGAGATCAGTATGCGGTGTATAACTCAATATTGAATTCAGGTGACGGAGATCATTACGGTATTAGGAATATATTAGAAGGTAGTGGAACAGGCGCAAAGTACGGAACTTATAATTCTATCGAGTCAAGCGCTGGGGGTACACATTATGGCGTTTATTCAGATGTTCAAAAACCTGGAAGCTTTGCAGGGTACTTTCTTGGTGATGTATTATTTACTGAACTTGCAGGTGCAGGTAACAGAATGGTTGTAGCAGATGCTAGTGGAGTTGTTGGTACACAAACCATTCCAACTGGGGATATCACAGGTGTAACTGCTGGAGCAGGACTCATAGGAGGTGGAACAACTGGAGCAGTAACAATTACAGCTGCTGTAAATAACGGTTTGTATGTAAACGCAGGAGCAGATCGTATCCGATTGGGGGGAGCCTTGGTTGAAAATACTGCTATTACAAATGGAGCATTTGATTTTAATATCAACCTAAGTGACACTGGCAATTTTAACATTCAAGATAGTGGGGTAGATCATTTTACTGTTTCTTCTAATGGCGATGCATCTTTTGGAAGTGATGTGTATTGGCGTGAAAATAATACAGCCGGTACAATTTTAGGTCAATTTATAGATGATGGCAACGATGGCAGATTTGCCATAATGGAAAATGGTAGTATTAGCGTAGATTTAGACGCAAATACACAATTTGTTTTTAATGAACAGGGTCTCGATAGAAATTTTAGAGTTGAAAGTGATGATGAAGATAATATGTTTTTTATAGATGGTGGATTAAATAATATTGGGATTAAAACAGCGATTCCCGAGAAAAACCTACAAATTGATATAGACCGATATACTGGTGCCTCGGGATCAGGAGGAGTCTCCATTTTACAATCATTTACAGGGAACGAATGGACGTTGTATACCTCACAGAGTAGTGATGATTTAGCAATATACTATAACGGTACGCTGCGTGGGACTTTTAGTAGCGTAAATGGTACGTATTCTCCTTTTTCAGATAGAAGAATGAAAAAGAATATTCAAGACTTGGAGCCTGTTTTAGATAGAATACTCAAAATGAAACCTAAGAAATACCACATTAGAGATCAAAATAGTTCAGAAAAAAAATCGATTGGAGTACTAGCACAGGAAATAGAACAATTATTCCCTGAAGTAGTACGTACTATGGGAGATGATACTAATGGAAATGGTATAGTAGATTTAAAAACAGTTTCTTATACAGACTTAATCCCTGTTTTAATTAAAGGTGTACAAGAACAACAAGAACAGCTAGACGCACAGTCCAAAAAAATAGAGGCATTAGAAAAAATGGTAAAAGAATTGTTAGCATCTAAAAAGTAA
- a CDS encoding beta strand repeat-containing protein, translating to MKLRLLFFFAFSHLTLTILAQVGIGTTTPDASSVLEISATDKGVLIPKVSLSDISDTMIDGTNTAAVGLLIYNTNTSTTGGSGVGYYYFNGTIWERLSTAVSSGDHDFYEEGTTTSPDDINDDMFTMGNLAIGKNTADWSLDIENTANERSINVVVNGADDGTKYGQYIENTNTGTGTHINQFNLLSGNGSGSHQGIQNSLSGSGSGSQVGVYSSISNTGNGQHTGGLNQISGSGTGIHRGLNNVLAGTGSGNQFGVSNTINNSGNGIHTALSNLLSGGGTGEKTGVANQFGTLSNGIKTGVYNLFEGNNSSMRTGSRNRFLGTGSGAQRGVVNEILNSGNGQHYGTYSTLSGAGSGSHFGNWTLLNGAGTGVQIGNRVAIANSGNATHYGEFIRLEGNGTGTHNGTEIQLSGSGSGAQLGTINVIDNSGNGLHYGSYNVLSGTGTGTHYGNWTRLQGVGNGIQNSTYNEINNSGDANHLGTYNLLSGNGLGRKTGLNNTITSNGDGLHIAIDNNLLGTGNGAQYGLKNYFFNTGSSNPHYGTHNEIYSSGDGFHYGTYSILSNNGNGNKFGVYNSIGGGGTGLKYGVYSQLGGTGTGEHIGTNNLITNTTNGRHKGTQNYLSGNGSGMKIGVDNVISSDGDGEHIGTQNSFLATGNGAQYGVKNYFSNSGSSNPHYGTYNEFDSIGDGFHYGTYSNFSGGGNGNKYGIYNLIEGIGTGIKYGVYSEIINTAGGTHYGIYSEALKAGSYAGYFLGSLAIGTSAGNIYTLPSSRGTNGQIMQTDGVGNINWVNPTASYWTRTGGVLNLATATDDIAFTSDQTSITFPATSGTPPAMIYMFDSGISNADRMVVAHSTNYSTFGLQYSDSDDAFRFLSAGNSVVEIDLTGTTVMSVVGNINVNGDIITDTATYPDYVFEKYFENHSEINPDYNFLSLKETKAYILSNGHLPGVPSFKDVKENNMRINLSDVSVTNLEKIEELFIYAIEAQEQLEAQQMEIEKLKKEMIEIKALLKNKQ from the coding sequence ATGAAACTTAGACTGCTATTCTTTTTCGCCTTTTCTCATTTAACATTAACCATACTTGCTCAAGTGGGAATTGGTACCACAACCCCAGATGCTTCTTCAGTTCTAGAAATTAGTGCCACAGACAAGGGGGTTTTAATACCAAAAGTTTCACTGTCAGACATTTCAGATACAATGATAGATGGAACTAATACTGCTGCAGTAGGCTTACTTATCTACAATACCAACACCAGTACCACGGGTGGTTCTGGAGTTGGATATTATTATTTCAACGGAACCATATGGGAGCGATTATCTACAGCAGTGAGCTCGGGTGATCATGATTTTTATGAAGAAGGAACTACAACCTCGCCAGACGATATTAATGATGACATGTTTACAATGGGTAACCTTGCTATAGGAAAAAACACTGCCGATTGGTCACTAGATATAGAAAATACAGCCAATGAAAGAAGTATTAACGTGGTGGTGAATGGTGCAGATGATGGAACAAAATACGGGCAATATATTGAAAACACTAACACGGGTACAGGAACACATATCAACCAGTTTAATTTATTAAGTGGCAACGGTTCTGGTAGCCATCAAGGAATACAAAATTCACTTTCGGGCTCAGGGTCGGGCTCTCAAGTAGGAGTATATTCTTCAATTTCCAACACGGGGAATGGTCAACATACTGGGGGGTTGAATCAAATTTCTGGAAGTGGAACAGGGATTCATAGAGGTCTAAATAATGTTTTAGCGGGTACAGGATCAGGAAATCAATTTGGTGTGTCAAATACTATAAATAATTCGGGTAATGGCATTCATACAGCACTGAGCAATTTGCTTTCAGGAGGAGGTACAGGAGAAAAGACTGGAGTTGCAAATCAGTTTGGTACTTTGTCTAATGGTATTAAAACAGGCGTTTATAATCTATTTGAGGGAAATAACTCAAGCATGCGTACCGGTAGCAGAAATAGATTTTTAGGTACGGGATCTGGAGCCCAGAGAGGAGTTGTAAATGAAATTTTAAACTCAGGCAACGGACAGCATTATGGTACTTATTCAACTTTAAGTGGTGCAGGTAGTGGTAGCCACTTCGGAAATTGGACGTTATTAAATGGCGCAGGAACGGGTGTACAAATTGGGAATAGGGTTGCAATTGCTAATTCAGGAAACGCAACTCACTATGGTGAGTTTATTCGTTTAGAAGGAAATGGCACAGGAACACATAATGGCACCGAGATACAATTATCGGGCTCTGGGAGCGGAGCCCAATTAGGAACTATTAATGTAATTGATAATAGTGGCAACGGATTACATTATGGATCATATAATGTATTAAGCGGAACAGGAACAGGTACGCATTATGGAAATTGGACCAGACTCCAGGGGGTAGGTAATGGAATCCAAAATTCTACTTATAATGAAATTAACAACTCCGGAGATGCTAATCACCTAGGGACCTATAATTTGCTTTCGGGTAATGGTTTAGGTAGAAAAACAGGTCTAAATAATACAATCACAAGTAATGGAGACGGTTTGCATATAGCAATTGATAATAATTTACTAGGAACAGGAAATGGAGCACAATATGGACTAAAAAACTATTTTTTCAATACTGGAAGCTCAAATCCTCATTACGGTACTCATAACGAAATATATAGTAGCGGTGATGGGTTTCATTATGGAACTTATTCTATTTTGTCAAATAATGGCAATGGAAATAAATTTGGAGTGTATAATTCAATTGGAGGAGGAGGAACAGGATTGAAATATGGAGTATATTCTCAACTTGGCGGTACGGGAACAGGAGAGCATATAGGAACTAACAACCTGATTACAAATACAACTAATGGCAGGCATAAAGGAACACAAAATTATTTATCAGGAAATGGTTCAGGAATGAAAATTGGTGTAGACAATGTTATTTCAAGTGATGGTGATGGAGAGCATATAGGAACACAAAATAGTTTTTTAGCTACAGGAAATGGAGCGCAATATGGTGTAAAAAACTATTTTTCCAATAGTGGAAGCTCAAATCCTCATTACGGTACGTATAACGAATTCGATAGTATAGGTGATGGATTTCATTATGGTACGTATTCTAACTTTTCTGGTGGTGGAAATGGTAATAAATATGGGATATATAATTTAATTGAAGGAATAGGAACAGGAATTAAATATGGAGTATATAGTGAAATTATAAATACTGCTGGAGGTACCCATTACGGTATCTATTCTGAAGCATTAAAAGCAGGAAGTTATGCAGGATATTTTTTAGGGAGCCTGGCGATTGGAACTTCAGCTGGAAATATATATACTTTACCTTCATCACGAGGTACTAACGGCCAAATTATGCAAACCGATGGTGTTGGAAATATAAATTGGGTTAATCCCACCGCTTCTTACTGGACAAGAACCGGAGGCGTGTTAAATCTTGCTACTGCTACAGATGACATCGCATTTACAAGTGACCAGACCAGCATTACCTTTCCAGCAACTTCTGGAACCCCTCCTGCAATGATTTATATGTTCGATTCGGGCATTTCGAATGCAGATAGAATGGTAGTAGCTCATTCAACAAATTATTCAACCTTCGGACTCCAATACAGTGATAGCGACGATGCATTTCGTTTTTTAAGTGCAGGAAATAGTGTCGTAGAAATTGATTTAACAGGCACAACGGTCATGTCTGTTGTTGGAAATATTAACGTGAATGGCGATATTATTACCGACACCGCTACCTATCCAGATTATGTTTTCGAAAAGTATTTTGAGAATCACTCAGAAATTAACCCAGACTATAACTTTCTTTCGTTGAAGGAAACGAAAGCGTATATTTTATCTAATGGACACCTTCCGGGAGTACCTTCGTTTAAAGATGTGAAAGAAAATAATATGAGAATTAATCTCTCTGACGTTTCTGTAACCAATCTTGAAAAAATAGAAGAGCTTTTTATTTATGCTATTGAGGCTCAAGAACAATTAGAAGCACAACAAATGGAAATTGAAAAATTAAAAAAAGAAATGATTGAAATCAAAGCACTTCTTAAAAACAAGCAATAA